Within the Plesiomonas shigelloides genome, the region TGGATATTTGCCAGAGAGAGCAATGGATGATATTCACCGCGGACAGGTCTTTATTGACACCGAAGGCGCTCAGATTGGCCAAGTCAATGGCTTATCAGTCCTCGAATATCCTGGTCATCCTTTTGCTTTTGGCGAGCCTTCTCGCATCAGTTGTGTTGTGCATCTGGGTGATGGTGACATTTCTGACGTGGAGCGTAAAGTTGAGCTCGGCGGTAATATTCACGCCAAAGGCATGATGATCATGCAAGCCTACTTAGCATCAGAGCTAGCCTTGGAGCAACAGCTACCTTTCTCCGCATCGCTAGTCTTTGAGCAGTCCTACGGTGAGGTTGACGGTGATAGCGCGTCTCTGGCTGAATTATGCGCCTTAGTTAGCGCTCTGTCATTACAGCCTGTCTCGCAATCAATCGCTATCACGGGCGCCGTTGACCAATTTGGCCGTGTCCAACCGGTTGGTGGCATCAATGAAAAAATTGAAGGCTTCTTTGCCGTATGTGAAAACCGCGGATTAACTGGCGAACAAGGCATCATTTTACCCGCCAGCAATCTTCGTCATCTGTGTTTATCTGACGATGTCGTTGAAGCAGTAAAAGATGGAACCTTCCACGTTTATGCTGTTGAGCATGCCTCAGAGGCGCTATCGTTGTTAACAGGTCTACCATTTGACAGTGATGATGAGAAACAACCATCCCTGTTAGGATTGATTGAGCAGCGAATCGAGCAACTTAATCAGACCGAACAGCAAACGACTCCATGGTGGTTACGATGGACTAACTGGTTCAACCACAGCTGATCGGAGTTGTTCAGCGTACAAGTGTTCGCTAAGTTAGTGGCAGAATTCACTACCAGACGTTGTACGCTATGTTGATGAAACGTTTTTCATATTCCAAGGAAGATCTGCTGGCCTCCAGCCGCGGTGAGTTATTCGGTGAAACCGGTCCACAATTACCAGCACCTAATATGCTGATGATGGATCGCATCGTCAAAATGTCTGAAACCGAAGGTAACTTTGGTAAAGGCTATATCGAAGCCGAACTGGATATCAATCCAGATCTTTGGTTCTTTGCGTGCCACTTCCCTGGCGATCCAGTAATGCCTGGCTGCTTAGGACTGGATGCCATGTGGCAGCTGGTTGGCTTCTTCCTAGGCTGGACTGGTGGTGAAGGCAAAGGCCGCGCATTAGGTGTAGGTGAAGTGAAATTCACTGGTCAGATCCTACCTACAGCCAAGAAAGTAGTTTACCGCATCCATATCAAGCGCCTGATTAATCGTAAGTTGATTATGGGTATGGCGGATGGTGAAGTTGAAGTCGATGGCCGCGTCATCTATACCGCGACAGATCTGAAAGTCGGTTTGTTTAAAGACACCTCAGGCTTTTAATACACGAGTAATATCAAGACCCCAAAGACCAGCTTTCGAGCTGGTTTTTTATTGCTATGTAAACCTAACAGCTTATCCACTCAGATAATAACGATCGTGATTGATAGGATACTGTCGCGCTAACAAACGCGAGTTGAACTGAACGAGTCGGGAAAAGGGCTAAATACAGCGTTTATATATGTGCATGAGATAGTTCGCTGAAGCAACGCTCAAGCAGCGCAGAAAAGAGAACACTCTCAGGCATACGAACAACTAGCTAAATCCAAATCAAAGCACCCTAAAGATAACAAACGAAATCTGGGTAACCCCAAACGCAAAAAGCCCATCCTAACGGATGGGCTCTTCACTTATTTGATGCCTAGCAGTTCCCTACTCTCGCATGGGGAGACCCCACACTACCATCGGCGCTACGGCGTTTCACTTCTGAGTTCGGCATGGGGTCAGGTGGGACCACCGCGCTATCGCCGCCAGGCAAATTCTGTTTCTCTATCGCGTACACTACTTGTGTCTCGCGCCAGAGTTAAAATCTAAAAACAAGCTAAATAACTGATGTATTGTTCTTTGAACAAGTAACTCGTGACTTCATTCATCCAACATCACTTTGGCGTTGTATGGTTAAGCCTCACGGGCAATTAGTACAGGTTAGCTCAACGTATCGCTACGCTTACACACCCTGCCTATCTACGTCGTAGTCTCCAACAACCCTTTAGGAGGCTTTAAGCCTCAGGGATGACTCATCTCGGGGCAAGTTTCGCGCTTAGATGCTTTCAGCGCTTATCTCTTCCGCATTTAGCTACCCGGCAATGCCACTGGCGTGACAACCGGAACACCAGAGATGCGTCCACTCCGGTCCTCTCGTACTAGGAGCAGCCCCCCTCAATCATCCAACGCCCACGACAGATAGGGACCGAACTGTCTCACGACGTTCTAAACCCAGCTCGCGTACCACTTTAAATGGCGAACAGCCATACCCTTGGGACCAACTTCAGCCCCAGGATGTGATGAGCCGACATCGAGGTGCCAAACACCGCCGTCGATATGAACTCTTGGGCGGTATCAGCCTGTTATCCCCGGAGTACCTTTTATCCGTTGAGCGATGGCCCTTCCATTCAGAACCACCGGATCACTAAGACCTACTTTCGTATCTGCTCGACCTGTCCGTCTCGCAGTTAAGCTAGCTTCTGCCTTTGCACTAACCGCATGATGTCCGACCATGCTTAGCTAACCTTCGTGCTCCTCCGTTACTCTTTAGGAGGAGACCGCCCCAGTCAAACTACCCACCAGACACTGTCCGTATCCCGGATTACGGGACAACGTTAGAACATCAAACATTAAAGGGTGGTATTTCAAGGTCGGCTCCACGCAAACTGGCGTTCACGTTTCAATGCCTCCCACCTATCCTACACATCAAGGCTCAATGTTCAGTGTCAAGCTATAGTAAAGGTTCACGGGGTCTTTCCGTCTTGCCGCGGGTACACTGCATCTTCACAGCGATTTCAATTTCACTGAGTCTCGGGTGGAGACAGCCTGGCCATCATTACGCCATTCGTGCAGGTCGGAACTTACCCGACAAGGAATTTCGCTACCTTAGGACCGTTATAGTTACGGCCGCCGTTTACCGGGGCTTCGATCAAGAGCTTCGCTTTCGCTAACCCCATCAATTAACCTTCCGGCACCGGGCAGGCGTCACACCGTATACGTCCACTTTCGTGTTTGCACAGTGCTGTGTTTTTAATAAACAGTTGCAGCCAGCTGGTATCTTCGACTGATTTCAGCTCCATCCGCGAGGGACTTCACCTACCATCAGCGTGCCTTCTCCCGAAGTTACGGCACCATTTTGCCTAGTTCCTTCACCCGAGTTCTCTCAAGCGCCTGAGTATTCTCTACCTGACCACCTGTGTCGGTTTGGGGTACGATTTCTGGTAACCTGATGCTTAGAGGCTTTTCCTGGAAGCGTAGTATCAGCTACTTCAGCACCGTAGTGCTTCGTCATCACGCCTCAGTGTTAATGAAAGACCGGATTTGCCTAGTCTCTCCACCTTCACGCTTAAACCGGGACAACCGTCGCCCGGATAGCCTAACTTTCTCCGTCCCCCCTTCGCAGTTACCACAAGTACGGGAATATTAACCCGTTTCCCATCGACTACGCTTTTCAGCCTCGCCTTAGGGGTCGACTCACCCTGCTCCGATTAACGTTGAACAGGAACCCTTGGTCTTCCGGCGAGCGGGCTTTTCACCCGCTTTATCGTTACTTATGTCAGCATTCGCACTTCTGATACGTCCAGCATACCTCACAGTACACCTTCAACCGCTTACAGAACGCTCCCCTACCCAATAACGCCTAAGCGTCATTGCCGCAGCTTCGGTGCATGGTTTAGCCCCGTTACATCTTCCGCGCAGGCCGACTCGACTAGTGAGCTATTACGCTTTCTTTAAATGATGGCTGCTTCTAAGCCAACATCCTAGCTGTCTAAGCCTTCCCACATCGTTTCCCACTTAACCATGACTTTGGGACCTTAGCTGGCGGTCTGGGTTGTTTCCCTCTTCACGACGGACGTTAGCACCCGCCGTGTGTCTCCCGGATAGCACTCTACGGTATTCGGAGTTTGCAAAGGGTTGGTAAGTCGGGATGACCCCCTAGCCTTAACAGTGCTCTACCCCCGTAGGTGTTCGTCCGAGGCGCTACCTAAATAGCTTTCGGGGAGAACCAGCTATCTCCCGGTTTGATTGGCCTTTCACCCCCAGCCACAAGTCATCCGCTAATTTTTCAACATTAGTCGGTTCGGTCCTCCAGTTAGTGTTACCCAACCTTCAACCTGCCCATGGCTAGATCACCGGGTTTCGGGTCTACACCTTGCAACTAATTCGCCCTATTAAGACTCGGTTTCCCTACGGCTCCCCTATTCGGTTAACCTTGCTACAAAATGTAAGTCGCTGACCCATTATACAAAAGGTACGCAGTCACACCACGAAGGTGCTCCCACTGCTTGTACGTACACGGTTTCAGGTTCTATTTCACTCCCCTCACAGGGGTTCTTTTCGCCTTTCCCTCACGGTACTGGTTCGCTATCGGTCAGTCAGGAGTATTTAGCCTTGGAGGATGGTCCCCCCATCTTCAAACAGGATACCACGTGTCCCGTCCTACTCATCGAGCTCACAGCAATGCGTCTTCGTGTACGGGGCTATCACCCTGTA harbors:
- the fabA gene encoding bifunctional 3-hydroxydecanoyl-ACP dehydratase/trans-2-decenoyl-ACP isomerase → MLMKRFSYSKEDLLASSRGELFGETGPQLPAPNMLMMDRIVKMSETEGNFGKGYIEAELDINPDLWFFACHFPGDPVMPGCLGLDAMWQLVGFFLGWTGGEGKGRALGVGEVKFTGQILPTAKKVVYRIHIKRLINRKLIMGMADGEVEVDGRVIYTATDLKVGLFKDTSGF